One part of the Microlunatus elymi genome encodes these proteins:
- a CDS encoding fumarylacetoacetate hydrolase family protein yields MSQLCEPTAVLPVDHGSGVLIGRVYDPQEHGPSVVVIRGDRVCDLSAAAPTVSELLDRDDLLDTVRSATERKSWSLDEVLAQSVDVDLDRNAVVHFLSPIDLQVIKAAGVTFAKSMIERVIEERAEGDATKAEAIRQQIDSAIGGKISGLRPGSPQSAQVKEILISEGLWSQYLEVGIGPDPEIFTKAPVLSSVGVGAEIGVLARSTWNNPEPEVVLAVSSDGRPVGATLGNDVNLRDFEGRSALLLAEAKDNNASCAIGPFIRLFDDGFGLDDVRSMVVDLEVSAPDDDYQLHEKSSLVLHEQSSLVLHEQSSMKQMSRGLEELVEHAHGDHHQYPDGFVLFTGTLFAPTQDRDVAGMGFTHHRGDVVKISTPSLGALINRVNTAEDAADWTFGIRSLISNLARRGLLNNSDATT; encoded by the coding sequence ATGAGCCAACTCTGCGAACCGACCGCCGTGCTGCCTGTTGATCATGGAAGTGGTGTGCTGATCGGGCGGGTGTACGACCCCCAGGAGCACGGGCCGAGCGTGGTGGTGATTCGCGGCGATCGTGTCTGCGACCTCAGCGCCGCGGCGCCGACGGTCAGCGAGTTGCTGGATCGCGATGATCTTCTGGATACAGTGCGGTCGGCGACCGAGCGCAAATCCTGGTCGCTGGACGAGGTGCTGGCACAGAGTGTCGATGTTGATCTTGACCGCAACGCGGTGGTGCACTTCCTCAGCCCGATCGACCTGCAGGTGATCAAGGCGGCGGGCGTCACGTTCGCCAAGAGCATGATCGAACGCGTGATCGAGGAACGGGCCGAGGGTGATGCCACCAAGGCTGAGGCGATTCGGCAGCAGATCGACTCCGCGATCGGCGGGAAGATCTCCGGACTCCGGCCGGGCAGCCCGCAATCGGCACAGGTGAAGGAGATTCTGATCTCCGAAGGTCTGTGGTCGCAGTATCTGGAGGTCGGCATCGGGCCTGACCCGGAGATCTTCACCAAGGCTCCGGTGCTGAGCTCGGTCGGGGTGGGCGCGGAGATCGGTGTGCTGGCTCGGTCCACCTGGAACAATCCTGAGCCGGAGGTGGTGCTGGCCGTCAGCTCCGACGGCCGCCCGGTCGGTGCCACCCTCGGCAACGACGTGAACCTGCGCGACTTCGAGGGACGCAGTGCGCTGCTGCTGGCCGAGGCCAAGGACAACAACGCGTCCTGTGCGATCGGCCCGTTCATCCGGCTCTTCGACGACGGCTTCGGACTCGACGATGTTCGCAGCATGGTGGTCGATCTCGAGGTGAGCGCACCGGATGATGACTACCAGCTGCACGAGAAGAGCTCGCTTGTGCTGCACGAGCAGAGCTCGCTTGTGCTGCACGAGCAGAGCTCGATGAAACAGATGAGCCGCGGACTGGAGGAGTTGGTCGAGCACGCCCACGGTGATCATCATCAGTACCCGGACGGCTTCGTGCTGTTCACCGGCACGTTGTTCGCGCCGACCCAGGACCGGGACGTGGCCGGCATGGGCTTCACCCATCACCGGGGGGACGTGGTCAAGATCAGCACGCCGTCGCTCGGTGCCCTGATCAACCGGGTCAACACCGCCGAGGATGCGGCGGACTGGACGTTCGGGATCCGCAGCCTGATCAGTAACCTGGCCCGGCGGGGTCTGCTCAACAACTCTGACGCAACAACCTGA
- a CDS encoding MFS transporter, whose translation MSTKINSAAPAATRGPLRAIASLRGNRKFALLWFSNLFFFGGAWSQTLVLGWLAFQTTGSEMLVAVFTAARLSPMLIGPLAGVFADRHNRVRLLIIAATWALIAVSAVACLASVDLVPYWALVVGGFAIGLAQSPSQPARSSLVLELVGRENLSNANALNALAMNMTQVLGPAIGGAMISALGAPAALWISAGWYAISLILLLPLRGLGAAVEVHTESAIRMVLGGFRSIAANRLAIAVLLVTLAANILIWPVYQSFMPVFAGRQLGLDAAGLGWLLTCSGVGGLVGALIIAGLGDFRFKGALFVIGTASWAALWSLFALSHHAGPSYLLMIGIGLASSAFGVLQTTLLLMTTEPAIHGRALGVQELAIGVMPFSTLVLGVLADRYGVGPTTFGAGLVLVCFLILLAIRVPRLLRYSGAEHP comes from the coding sequence GTGTCGACCAAGATCAACTCCGCGGCACCGGCCGCGACGCGCGGACCGTTGCGGGCGATTGCCTCACTACGTGGCAATCGCAAATTCGCGCTGCTCTGGTTCTCCAACCTGTTCTTCTTCGGCGGTGCCTGGTCGCAGACACTGGTGCTCGGCTGGTTGGCCTTCCAGACCACCGGCTCGGAGATGCTGGTCGCGGTGTTCACCGCGGCCCGGCTGTCGCCGATGTTGATCGGGCCGCTGGCAGGCGTCTTCGCCGACCGGCACAACCGGGTCCGGTTGTTGATCATCGCCGCGACCTGGGCGCTGATCGCGGTCAGTGCGGTGGCCTGCCTCGCCTCGGTCGACCTGGTCCCGTACTGGGCGTTGGTGGTCGGCGGATTCGCGATCGGGCTGGCCCAGTCGCCGTCCCAGCCGGCGCGGTCCTCGTTGGTACTGGAGTTGGTCGGCCGGGAGAATCTGAGCAACGCCAACGCGCTGAACGCGCTGGCGATGAACATGACCCAGGTGCTCGGCCCGGCGATCGGGGGCGCCATGATCAGCGCGCTCGGTGCTCCGGCAGCGTTGTGGATCTCGGCCGGCTGGTACGCGATCTCGTTGATCTTGCTGCTGCCGCTGCGTGGGCTCGGCGCGGCGGTCGAGGTGCACACCGAATCGGCGATCCGGATGGTCCTGGGCGGCTTCCGATCGATCGCGGCGAACCGGCTCGCGATCGCCGTCCTGCTGGTGACGTTGGCCGCCAACATCCTGATCTGGCCGGTGTACCAGTCGTTCATGCCGGTCTTCGCCGGCCGTCAACTCGGGCTCGATGCCGCCGGTCTCGGCTGGCTGCTCACCTGTTCCGGCGTCGGCGGCCTGGTCGGTGCGCTGATCATCGCCGGACTCGGCGACTTCCGCTTCAAGGGCGCCTTGTTCGTCATTGGCACCGCGAGCTGGGCCGCGCTCTGGTCGCTGTTCGCCCTGTCGCATCACGCCGGTCCGTCCTATCTGCTGATGATCGGAATCGGGCTGGCCAGCTCCGCGTTCGGTGTACTGCAGACCACCCTGTTGCTGATGACCACCGAGCCGGCGATCCACGGTCGCGCGCTGGGCGTGCAGGAACTGGCGATCGGGGTGATGCCGTTCAGCACCCTCGTGCTGGGCGTGCTGGCCGATCGGTACGGGGTGGGGCCGACCACGTTCGGTGCCGGCCTGGTGCTGGTGTGCTTCTTGATCTTGCTCGCGATCCGGGTGCCGCGGCTGCTGCGCTACAGCGGAGCAGAACACCCGTGA
- a CDS encoding ComEC/Rec2 family competence protein, with protein sequence MTDERPDLRLLPIALAAWGGSWLGTSGRTMLIMIGAAAAMAVLLGLILRRSWLIAATALTLAGLLLIGWLHQAALTGTAASRLARSRAIVTADLVIKNDPVVQPSDGIRPPYLSLRASENRLAGRGRQWRERAPVLVTASGEAVARWQRVPVGSMVRVTARLDTARPGSDFAAVARAAGAPLIMEQPGLGARSVEHVRAGLRRAVARGSPEQRALVPSLVLGDTAGITPQIRADFLSTGLTHLTAVSGANLAILIAFLMIIARWIGVRGWWLRMIGLAGVAVFVLLCRTEPSVLRAAAMGLVALAALGMSGRSRGLRSLCVAMVILLIMDPWLGRSLGFALSVLATGGIIWWSGRWVVAMRPWLPKIVAESIAVPLAAHLATLPVAAAISGQVSMVGILTNAVAGPFVGPATVLGFAAAGLSVLSSTLAGWVGWASCWAAQPILWTAHYGSALPGASWSWPVTPVALTLLATACLLIGVAMGQLLGSRWIAAVLALLMIMAVLRAPAQPGWPPKDWLAVACDVGQGDGLVVRIAERSAIVIDTGPDPKPMRSCLDQLGIRRVSLMILSHFHADHVGGLEGALAGRRVDRIWVSPYASPTHEAEVVRQRAATLGIPVTVPDLGTRRSVGAAELSVLGPLDRQPSPVISADGQSALENDLSLVIMISIDRVRILFTGDVEPEEQRRVLASGADLRADVLKVPHHGSSRQDPDFIAATHAQVGIASAGQDNSYGHPAPRTMQLLRSDGMTALCTCIRGSIALTADRSGRLRLVGQRSP encoded by the coding sequence ATGACCGACGAACGCCCTGATCTTCGCTTGCTGCCGATCGCGCTGGCTGCCTGGGGCGGCAGTTGGCTGGGCACCTCCGGCCGGACGATGTTGATCATGATCGGCGCCGCAGCGGCGATGGCGGTGCTGCTGGGACTGATCCTGCGCCGGTCCTGGCTGATCGCCGCCACGGCGCTGACCCTGGCCGGACTGCTGTTGATCGGCTGGCTGCATCAGGCCGCGCTGACCGGTACGGCGGCAAGTCGGCTGGCCCGGTCGAGAGCGATCGTCACCGCCGACCTGGTGATCAAGAACGATCCCGTCGTGCAACCCTCCGACGGCATCCGGCCGCCGTACCTGAGCCTGCGCGCTTCCGAGAACCGACTGGCCGGCCGCGGCCGGCAGTGGCGTGAGCGTGCTCCGGTACTGGTCACGGCCAGTGGGGAGGCGGTGGCGAGGTGGCAGCGGGTACCGGTCGGCAGCATGGTTCGGGTGACGGCCCGGCTCGACACCGCGCGGCCGGGATCGGACTTCGCTGCGGTGGCCCGCGCCGCCGGTGCGCCGTTGATCATGGAGCAGCCCGGCCTCGGCGCCCGATCGGTCGAGCACGTCCGAGCCGGGCTGCGGCGGGCAGTGGCTCGCGGCTCGCCGGAGCAACGGGCGTTGGTGCCGTCGCTGGTGCTGGGCGACACGGCCGGCATCACGCCGCAGATCCGAGCAGACTTCCTGTCCACCGGTCTGACCCATCTGACCGCCGTTTCCGGGGCGAATCTGGCAATTTTGATCGCTTTTCTGATGATCATCGCGCGCTGGATCGGGGTGCGAGGTTGGTGGCTGCGGATGATCGGGCTGGCCGGCGTCGCCGTCTTCGTGCTGCTCTGCCGGACCGAACCGTCGGTGCTGCGGGCCGCAGCGATGGGCTTGGTCGCGTTGGCGGCGCTGGGCATGTCCGGCCGATCCCGGGGACTGCGAAGCCTCTGCGTGGCGATGGTGATCCTGTTGATCATGGATCCGTGGCTGGGCCGATCCCTCGGCTTCGCGCTGTCGGTGCTGGCCACCGGCGGAATCATCTGGTGGTCCGGACGCTGGGTTGTGGCGATGCGACCGTGGCTGCCGAAGATCGTTGCGGAGTCGATCGCGGTGCCGCTGGCCGCGCATCTGGCGACGCTGCCGGTCGCGGCTGCGATCTCCGGTCAGGTCAGCATGGTCGGCATCCTGACCAACGCGGTAGCCGGTCCCTTCGTCGGACCGGCGACGGTGCTCGGTTTCGCCGCGGCCGGGTTGTCCGTCCTGAGCAGCACGTTGGCCGGCTGGGTGGGCTGGGCATCGTGCTGGGCGGCCCAGCCGATCCTGTGGACCGCGCACTACGGCTCGGCGCTGCCGGGCGCATCCTGGTCGTGGCCCGTCACTCCGGTTGCGCTGACGCTGTTGGCCACGGCGTGCCTGTTGATCGGGGTCGCCATGGGCCAGCTGTTAGGCAGTCGGTGGATCGCCGCGGTGCTGGCGCTGCTGATGATCATGGCGGTGCTGCGGGCTCCGGCTCAGCCGGGGTGGCCACCGAAGGACTGGCTCGCGGTGGCCTGCGATGTCGGTCAGGGCGACGGCCTGGTGGTCCGGATCGCGGAGCGTTCGGCGATCGTGATCGACACCGGTCCCGATCCGAAACCGATGCGCAGCTGCCTTGATCAACTTGGCATCCGCCGGGTTTCGTTGATGATCTTGAGTCACTTCCACGCCGATCACGTCGGCGGGCTGGAGGGCGCCCTGGCCGGCCGGCGGGTGGACCGCATCTGGGTCTCTCCCTACGCCTCGCCGACGCACGAGGCCGAGGTCGTCCGGCAACGTGCCGCGACGCTCGGCATCCCGGTCACGGTTCCGGACCTGGGCACCCGCCGGTCCGTCGGAGCAGCCGAGCTGAGCGTGCTCGGGCCGCTCGACCGGCAGCCGTCGCCGGTGATCTCCGCCGACGGGCAGTCGGCCCTGGAGAACGATCTGAGCCTGGTGATCATGATCAGCATCGACCGGGTACGGATCCTGTTCACCGGCGATGTCGAACCGGAGGAGCAGCGCCGGGTGCTGGCATCCGGTGCCGACCTGCGCGCCGACGTGTTGAAGGTGCCGCACCATGGCTCGTCGCGTCAGGATCCTGACTTCATCGCAGCCACCCACGCCCAGGTGGGAATCGCCAGCGCCGGCCAGGACAACAGCTACGGACATCCGGCTCCGCGAACCATGCAGCTGCTTCGTTCCGACGGCATGACCGCGCTCTGCACCTGCATCCGCGGCTCGATCGCGTTGACCGCCGACCGCTCCGGCCGGCTCCGATTGGTCGGCCAGCGATCACCGTGA
- a CDS encoding SDR family NAD(P)-dependent oxidoreductase, whose product MSTTSTEFPTDRTAIVTGAGGLRGIGRHVARRIAREGWSLALVDIDAQAVQEFAAELDDQLDQSVIGIGLDVTDQDAVRAAFSKIDDELPPVLALINLAGISCSDEFMELTPEIWDRVMAVNAKGSFLMMQQAAQRMIDHGLGGRIVNTASLTAYDGGGTFSKTAYAAAKAAVLGLTRGGARELGKHKITVNAIVPGPIDTDIMGGTLTDDRKASMSAGIPLQRVGQPAEVAGLINYLISDEAGYTNGASYAIDGGKHMF is encoded by the coding sequence ATGTCGACCACATCCACCGAATTCCCCACCGACCGGACCGCCATCGTCACCGGCGCCGGAGGTCTCCGGGGCATCGGCCGCCACGTCGCCCGCCGGATCGCTCGCGAGGGCTGGTCGTTGGCGTTGGTCGACATCGATGCCCAAGCAGTGCAGGAGTTCGCCGCCGAGTTGGATGATCAACTCGATCAGTCGGTGATCGGCATCGGCTTGGACGTGACCGATCAGGACGCGGTCCGGGCGGCGTTCAGCAAGATCGACGACGAACTGCCGCCGGTGCTGGCCTTGATCAACCTGGCCGGCATCTCCTGCTCGGACGAGTTCATGGAGCTGACACCCGAGATCTGGGATCGGGTGATGGCGGTCAACGCCAAGGGCTCGTTCCTGATGATGCAGCAGGCAGCACAGCGGATGATCGATCACGGCCTCGGTGGCCGAATCGTCAACACCGCCTCGCTGACCGCGTACGACGGTGGCGGCACCTTCTCCAAAACCGCTTATGCAGCAGCGAAAGCGGCCGTGCTCGGCCTCACCCGCGGCGGAGCTCGTGAGCTCGGCAAGCACAAGATCACGGTCAACGCGATCGTCCCTGGACCGATCGACACCGACATCATGGGCGGCACGCTGACCGATGATCGCAAGGCCTCGATGTCGGCGGGCATCCCGCTGCAGCGAGTCGGCCAGCCGGCCGAGGTGGCCGGCTTGATCAACTACCTGATCAGCGATGAGGCCGGCTACACCAACGGCGCCTCGTACGCGATCGACGGCGGGAAACACATGTTCTGA
- a CDS encoding GntR family transcriptional regulator: MPESPLEQTSMTIPDHESQRAEPPEVARRGLRDQVYDAVLDLIVRGSIGPGERLRIDGLAGSLKVSQTPVREALAHLERTGLVTREGFKGYRVAEPLTPAQAAELMDVREMLEVQAAQWYAAHLPDGVDDLRAAHARHVRTAAAVAERIQHQTVDMPAFREYFAADAAFHRVIYTGTRNHFLLQMAEDLGGHLHRMRETILHRSYDMGQAVAEHAAILAAAEDGDAGALVEAMRRHMAAIRDRSANPN, translated from the coding sequence TTGCCCGAATCGCCGCTGGAGCAGACATCTATGACCATTCCTGATCATGAATCGCAGCGTGCCGAGCCGCCGGAGGTGGCGCGTCGCGGGCTGCGCGATCAGGTGTACGACGCCGTCCTCGATCTGATCGTCCGCGGCAGCATCGGGCCCGGCGAACGGCTGCGGATCGACGGTCTCGCCGGTTCGCTGAAGGTGTCTCAAACGCCCGTCCGGGAGGCGCTGGCGCACCTGGAGCGGACCGGGTTGGTCACCCGCGAGGGCTTCAAGGGCTACCGCGTCGCCGAACCGTTGACCCCCGCGCAGGCGGCCGAACTGATGGACGTCCGGGAGATGCTCGAGGTGCAGGCAGCCCAGTGGTACGCCGCGCACCTTCCCGACGGCGTCGATGATCTTCGCGCCGCACACGCTCGCCATGTGCGCACCGCCGCGGCCGTCGCCGAGCGGATCCAGCATCAGACAGTGGACATGCCGGCCTTCCGCGAATACTTCGCCGCCGACGCGGCGTTCCACCGCGTGATCTACACCGGCACCCGGAACCATTTCCTGCTGCAGATGGCCGAGGATCTCGGCGGTCATCTGCACCGGATGCGGGAGACGATCCTGCATCGCAGTTACGACATGGGACAGGCCGTCGCCGAGCACGCGGCGATCCTGGCCGCGGCCGAGGACGGCGATGCCGGCGCCTTGGTCGAAGCCATGCGCCGGCACATGGCCGCGATCCGCGACCGTTCCGCCAATCCCAACTGA
- a CDS encoding sugar phosphate isomerase/epimerase family protein: MYTAQDWPIACNMLSFGNQAPDGGHIKDAPASVWAGQLRQVRELGFTHIDPTDAWVPLAALSDQRVEEFRTVLGDEGLAISSISMTRNSVVDKEFGERNLADGHRLIDLAPTFGATVVNTGFMQATTAEQNEQIWFWLVDGHKDDPALRDLAIERVRELGDHAKSNGIQVSLEMYEDTYVGTPDDAVSFVKDVDHEAVGLNPDLGNLVRLHRPMPHPTEMYEKVLPYSNFWHIKNYTRDFDPATGSYSSAPMPLKYGYINYRVVIRRALELGFSGPFCCEHYGSDSIGVCADNRDYIRQVLTSALA, from the coding sequence ATGTACACAGCCCAGGACTGGCCGATCGCCTGCAACATGTTGTCGTTCGGCAACCAGGCTCCCGACGGCGGGCACATCAAGGACGCGCCGGCCTCGGTCTGGGCCGGCCAGCTGCGGCAGGTTCGCGAGCTGGGGTTCACCCACATCGACCCGACCGACGCCTGGGTGCCGCTGGCCGCGCTGTCCGATCAGCGGGTCGAGGAGTTCCGCACCGTCCTCGGCGACGAAGGCCTGGCCATCTCGTCGATCTCGATGACCCGGAATTCCGTTGTGGACAAGGAGTTCGGTGAGCGCAACCTGGCCGACGGGCATCGACTGATCGATCTTGCTCCGACGTTCGGGGCGACCGTCGTCAACACCGGCTTCATGCAGGCCACCACCGCGGAGCAGAACGAGCAGATCTGGTTCTGGCTGGTCGACGGGCACAAGGACGACCCGGCACTGCGTGATCTTGCCATCGAACGAGTCCGCGAGCTCGGAGATCACGCCAAGTCCAATGGGATCCAGGTCAGCCTGGAGATGTACGAGGACACCTACGTCGGCACCCCGGACGACGCGGTTTCCTTCGTCAAGGATGTTGATCATGAAGCGGTCGGCCTGAATCCGGACCTGGGCAACCTGGTCCGGCTGCACCGTCCGATGCCGCACCCGACCGAGATGTACGAGAAGGTCCTGCCCTACAGCAACTTCTGGCACATCAAGAACTACACCCGGGATTTCGATCCGGCCACCGGCTCCTACTCCAGTGCTCCGATGCCGCTGAAGTACGGCTACATCAACTACCGCGTGGTCATCCGGCGCGCGCTCGAGCTCGGCTTCAGCGGCCCGTTCTGCTGCGAGCACTACGGATCGGACTCGATCGGCGTCTGTGCGGACAACCGCGACTACATCCGCCAGGTGCTCACCTCCGCCCTCGCCTGA
- a CDS encoding helix-hairpin-helix domain-containing protein, with protein MEERLALLLRPGPRRVRPDTSNGSDQAPPPTRTQGERHSAWSAPAELGGSGEELRDIDDTVDSDFARTRTGSAMDSPSDPASAPQSAASATGADRRSGRATLRWRFGRPQLLVIVAVVAVGVLLGGWAVLRARPIAIASPPPSTTEAATPSAPASAPASAHDPPVPSPTAAAAHSATPKIKIHVLGAVQHPGVVALAEGARVQDALRAAGGVKRSAELGDLNLAQRLTDGQQLFVSHDPDRTELRDPGVSSGSGGVTDSSGGDLAGESGASPAGSGGAKINLNTATVTQLDQLPGIGPVTAQKIISWREQHQRFNSVQELQEVDGIGPKTFADLEPLVTAP; from the coding sequence GTGGAGGAGCGCCTGGCTCTGTTGCTGCGCCCGGGCCCGCGGCGGGTGCGGCCGGATACCAGCAACGGTTCGGATCAGGCGCCACCGCCGACGCGGACGCAGGGCGAACGACACTCGGCCTGGAGCGCGCCGGCTGAGCTCGGTGGATCCGGTGAGGAACTGCGCGACATCGACGACACGGTGGATTCCGACTTCGCGCGGACTCGGACGGGCAGCGCGATGGATTCGCCCTCGGACCCGGCGTCGGCACCGCAGTCAGCGGCATCGGCGACCGGAGCAGATCGCCGTTCCGGGCGCGCAACGCTGCGGTGGCGCTTCGGACGGCCGCAGTTGCTGGTGATCGTCGCCGTGGTTGCGGTCGGCGTGTTGTTGGGCGGCTGGGCCGTGCTGCGAGCCCGGCCGATCGCGATCGCTTCACCGCCGCCGTCGACGACCGAGGCAGCCACGCCGTCGGCGCCCGCCTCGGCGCCCGCCTCGGCGCACGACCCGCCCGTCCCGTCGCCGACCGCAGCGGCGGCCCACTCGGCGACACCGAAGATCAAGATCCACGTGCTCGGGGCGGTGCAGCATCCCGGCGTCGTGGCGCTGGCCGAGGGCGCCCGGGTCCAGGACGCGCTGAGGGCGGCCGGCGGCGTCAAACGGTCGGCCGAGCTGGGCGACCTCAACCTCGCTCAGCGGTTGACCGACGGGCAACAACTGTTCGTCTCGCACGATCCGGACCGGACCGAGCTGCGCGATCCCGGCGTCTCCTCCGGTTCGGGCGGCGTCACCGACTCCTCGGGAGGTGATCTCGCAGGCGAGTCGGGGGCCTCGCCTGCCGGGTCCGGCGGGGCGAAGATCAACTTGAACACGGCCACGGTGACCCAGCTTGATCAACTTCCCGGCATCGGCCCGGTGACCGCGCAGAAGATCATCAGCTGGCGCGAACAGCATCAGCGATTCAACTCGGTCCAGGAATTGCAGGAGGTCGACGGCATCGGCCCGAAGACCTTCGCCGACCTCGAGCCGCTGGTGACCGCACCATGA
- a CDS encoding GntR family transcriptional regulator — MPDPLEGFRPESGRVAERLRDEIIDGVREPGSRLVEREIAEQLGVSRIPVRDALRVLVAEGLVTPRPRSWAVVREFSASDIADLREVRSAFEALTFRLAAERRSPEGLRRLHRVLDAEWEAARAGDPLRARRAAADFHEVVTELAANDLLAELQRTLRSRMRWLLVQHDDLVAVAQEHQELYDAIAARDSRSVAALVARHLQTSSNLAAEHGAASSG, encoded by the coding sequence GTGCCGGATCCATTGGAGGGGTTTCGGCCCGAGTCGGGGCGGGTGGCCGAGCGGCTCCGGGACGAGATCATCGACGGCGTTCGCGAGCCCGGCAGCCGGTTGGTGGAACGCGAGATCGCCGAGCAGCTGGGTGTCAGCAGGATTCCCGTCCGGGATGCGTTGCGCGTCCTGGTCGCCGAAGGACTGGTCACCCCACGTCCGCGCAGCTGGGCCGTCGTCCGTGAGTTCAGCGCGTCGGACATCGCCGATCTGCGGGAGGTGCGGTCCGCCTTCGAGGCGCTGACCTTCCGGCTGGCCGCAGAACGCCGTAGTCCTGAGGGGCTGCGCAGATTGCATCGCGTGCTCGACGCGGAGTGGGAGGCCGCCCGTGCCGGGGATCCGTTGCGGGCAAGACGAGCTGCGGCCGACTTCCACGAGGTGGTCACCGAGCTCGCCGCCAACGACCTGTTGGCCGAGTTGCAGCGCACCCTGCGCAGCCGGATGCGCTGGCTGCTGGTGCAGCACGACGATCTGGTCGCGGTCGCGCAGGAGCATCAGGAACTGTACGACGCGATCGCCGCCCGTGACTCGCGATCCGTCGCGGCCCTGGTGGCGCGACACCTGCAGACCAGCAGCAACCTCGCCGCCGAGCACGGCGCGGCCAGCAGCGGGTGA
- a CDS encoding amidohydrolase has protein sequence MPKLILTNVRPWGREPVDLIIADGVIEQVVAASTAPSREDAPEAERVDGGGMLALPGFVNTHAHVDKSWWGQPWVSYGGEPTTQGRIAHERAERDKYGIPSVDSTVAVLREFLRHGTTAVRTHVDVDLGVGLRGIEVTRQAAAALGDAIEIEFVAFPQDGVIRRPGVLGLLDRAAAEGAANIGGLDPASIDRNPVAQLDGLFDIAGRHGVGIDVHLHDGGSLGLFQYELIIDLVRRTGLRGKINISHGFALGDVPDGQRDALLDGLQEAGMSWTTVAPVGSRPLPWRQLRERGIPVGLGTDGIRDLWSPYGDGDILRVAQNFARLHGIRTDEEIAYAVELATSRAAGFVHQDQHDLVAGARGDVVLLDAENVQDALMRTPRRELVVAAGRVVARAGEVLI, from the coding sequence ATGCCGAAGCTGATTCTGACCAACGTCCGCCCCTGGGGCCGTGAGCCCGTCGATCTGATCATCGCCGACGGCGTGATCGAGCAGGTTGTCGCCGCAAGCACCGCCCCGTCCCGCGAGGATGCGCCGGAAGCAGAACGCGTCGACGGCGGCGGAATGCTGGCGCTTCCGGGATTCGTGAACACCCACGCCCACGTCGACAAGAGCTGGTGGGGTCAGCCGTGGGTCTCCTACGGCGGAGAGCCGACCACCCAAGGCCGGATCGCCCACGAGCGCGCCGAACGGGACAAGTACGGCATTCCCAGCGTTGACTCGACCGTCGCCGTACTGCGGGAATTCCTCCGGCACGGCACCACCGCCGTCCGTACCCATGTCGATGTTGATCTTGGTGTCGGACTGCGCGGCATCGAGGTGACCCGGCAGGCGGCCGCGGCGTTGGGCGACGCGATCGAGATCGAGTTCGTCGCCTTCCCGCAGGACGGCGTGATCCGACGGCCGGGCGTGCTGGGGCTGCTCGACCGGGCGGCAGCCGAAGGCGCCGCCAACATCGGCGGGCTCGATCCGGCCTCGATCGACCGCAACCCGGTCGCTCAGCTGGACGGCTTGTTCGACATCGCCGGCCGGCACGGTGTCGGCATCGACGTCCACCTGCACGACGGCGGATCGCTCGGCTTGTTCCAGTACGAGTTGATCATCGACCTGGTCCGGCGGACCGGTCTGAGGGGCAAGATCAACATCTCGCACGGATTCGCGCTCGGCGACGTGCCGGACGGTCAGCGGGACGCGCTGCTCGACGGGTTGCAGGAAGCCGGCATGTCCTGGACCACCGTGGCCCCGGTCGGTTCCCGGCCGCTGCCGTGGCGCCAACTGCGGGAGCGGGGGATTCCGGTCGGACTCGGCACCGACGGCATCCGTGATCTGTGGTCGCCCTACGGGGACGGGGACATCCTGCGGGTCGCGCAGAATTTCGCCCGGTTGCACGGCATCCGCACCGACGAGGAGATCGCGTACGCAGTCGAGCTCGCCACCAGCCGGGCCGCCGGCTTCGTCCACCAAGATCAACACGATCTGGTGGCCGGGGCTCGCGGCGACGTCGTGCTGCTGGATGCCGAGAACGTTCAGGACGCGCTGATGCGGACCCCGCGCCGCGAGCTGGTGGTGGCGGCCGGCCGCGTGGTCGCCCGAGCGGGTGAAGTCCTGATCTGA